In Microvenator marinus, one genomic interval encodes:
- a CDS encoding rhodanese-like domain-containing protein, whose translation MSMETLGILVGLFVVMLVLKKVMTGKTISGAEARSLVESGAVLVDVRTPEEFSSGHIKGAKNIPASEIDQRASELPKDKPVVVYCRSGARSGRARSILVSKGYQDVHNLGPMGAWSS comes from the coding sequence ATGTCGATGGAAACGCTCGGTATATTGGTTGGTTTGTTCGTGGTGATGCTCGTACTCAAGAAGGTCATGACGGGCAAAACGATTAGCGGCGCAGAGGCCCGATCCCTCGTCGAGTCGGGAGCTGTGCTCGTCGATGTGAGGACCCCTGAGGAGTTCAGTTCCGGTCATATCAAGGGAGCCAAGAATATCCCGGCCTCTGAGATCGATCAGCGTGCCTCGGAGTTGCCCAAGGACAAGCCTGTGGTGGTGTACTGCAGGTCAGGCGCTAGGAGCGGCCGCGCTCGGTCCATCTTGGTGTCCAAAGGGTATCAAGACGTGCATAACCTCGGGCCGATGGGAGCGTGGTCGAGTTAG
- a CDS encoding DUF4336 domain-containing protein codes for MRQVHDNLWIFDQPLRFFGVEIGTRMSVVRFGDDLLLHSPIAPTPELRREMDALGQVKWVVGPNKFHHLYLKPWMDLGAHAWASPGLAQKRKDLQFEGLLDAHLPWPDELEVKVLESLPFVNEAVFFHQPSKTLIVTDLLFNIPKTAPLLTRLALGLGGAYPGPSASNLERLAMKRDVARNEIRTLLDHAPETIVLAHGQIIADDATAKLHKAYGWLGDF; via the coding sequence ATGCGACAAGTTCATGACAACCTTTGGATTTTTGACCAGCCCTTGCGATTCTTTGGCGTGGAAATCGGAACTCGGATGAGCGTGGTACGTTTTGGTGATGACCTTCTTCTCCATTCACCCATCGCCCCCACACCCGAATTGAGGCGAGAGATGGACGCTCTTGGCCAGGTCAAGTGGGTGGTCGGGCCGAACAAATTCCACCATCTCTACCTTAAACCCTGGATGGACTTGGGGGCTCACGCGTGGGCGTCTCCAGGTCTCGCCCAAAAACGCAAAGACCTACAGTTTGAGGGCCTGCTAGACGCCCACCTACCTTGGCCGGACGAGCTTGAGGTTAAAGTGCTGGAGAGCCTGCCATTTGTGAACGAAGCAGTGTTCTTTCACCAGCCTTCCAAGACGTTGATCGTAACAGACCTACTCTTCAACATTCCCAAAACCGCCCCACTGCTAACACGATTGGCTTTGGGTTTAGGCGGCGCGTACCCTGGCCCGAGCGCTAGTAATCTCGAGCGCTTGGCAATGAAGCGTGATGTGGCTCGCAATGAAATCCGAACGTTGCTGGACCACGCCCCCGAGACCATCGTGCTCGCCCACGGTCAAATCATTGCTGACGATGCCACGGCCAAACTTCATAAAGCGTATGGGTGGTTGGGTGATTTCTGA
- a CDS encoding ATP-binding protein produces MGEDSVFELKRLEFEGSKVKSPHRNSMADELAAMANSSHGTVVLGVDDDSREIIGIPLDNLDATEAWIRNIANDLIDPPLDCVIRKVLVEIEGVEKYLVRVDVPRSLFVHKSPNGYFRRIGSSKRELKPDALARLFQQRSQARIIRFDEQAVPGTGVDTLKPELWQRFRGVLSSKDDLEFLQKMKLIVSTDEGVSRATVSGVLMASEEPHQHLPNAFIQAVLYRGTERHAAKQLDAKDIVGPLDVQIKEACKFVERNTRVYAIKAPNRIEIPQYSMNAVFEAVVNAVAHRDYAIYASKIRLHVFSDRLEIYSPGSIPNTMTIESLSERQAARNELITSLLARCPMNVEVYGTQRSYIMDKRGEGVPIIISESEALSGRRPVFELIDDAELKLTIWGAEPPEVND; encoded by the coding sequence ATGGGCGAAGATTCAGTCTTCGAACTCAAGAGACTGGAGTTTGAGGGATCTAAGGTAAAATCTCCGCATCGCAACTCCATGGCCGATGAGCTGGCTGCAATGGCGAACTCTTCGCACGGTACCGTGGTGCTAGGAGTCGACGACGATAGCCGTGAGATTATCGGGATTCCACTGGATAATCTAGACGCAACGGAGGCGTGGATCCGAAACATCGCCAACGACCTGATTGACCCACCGCTCGATTGTGTGATTCGAAAGGTGCTTGTCGAGATCGAGGGAGTTGAGAAGTACCTCGTCCGTGTGGACGTTCCTAGAAGCCTTTTTGTCCATAAAAGCCCGAATGGCTACTTCCGCAGAATCGGTAGTTCCAAACGAGAGCTCAAGCCGGATGCCCTCGCTCGACTTTTCCAACAGCGGAGTCAGGCGAGGATCATCAGATTTGACGAGCAGGCTGTGCCTGGAACTGGGGTAGACACACTTAAACCCGAGTTATGGCAACGATTTCGCGGGGTATTGTCGTCGAAGGATGATTTGGAATTCTTGCAGAAGATGAAGCTGATAGTTTCCACGGACGAGGGAGTCAGTCGAGCGACCGTAAGTGGGGTTTTGATGGCTAGTGAAGAGCCTCACCAGCATCTGCCTAACGCATTCATTCAAGCTGTCCTTTACAGAGGGACCGAAAGGCACGCTGCAAAGCAACTCGATGCCAAGGATATTGTGGGTCCTCTCGACGTTCAGATAAAGGAGGCATGCAAATTTGTTGAGCGAAACACGAGAGTTTATGCAATCAAGGCGCCGAATCGCATCGAGATTCCTCAATATTCGATGAACGCCGTTTTTGAAGCAGTTGTGAATGCCGTTGCACACCGTGATTACGCCATCTACGCATCCAAAATCAGGCTCCACGTCTTCAGTGATAGGCTGGAAATCTATTCCCCTGGTTCCATACCAAACACGATGACCATCGAGAGTCTTAGTGAACGTCAGGCTGCTCGCAATGAGCTCATCACATCGTTATTGGCGCGATGTCCGATGAACGTTGAAGTCTATGGAACGCAGCGCAGTTACATCATGGATAAGCGCGGGGAAGGCGTTCCCATCATCATTTCGGAGAGTGAGGCGCTATCCGGTCGTCGCCCGGTGTTCGAGCTCATTGATGACGCGGAACTCAAGCTGACGATTTGGGGAGCGGAACCGCCGGAAGTGAATGACTAG
- a CDS encoding ice-binding family protein, whose translation MRFIADASNEFATSVAVSMPWRVYASDYASPTPVNLTTAVLAMEASYTDAAGRTNPDELNLADGNLGGLTLAPGLYRWGTSVTIPSNVTISGSAQDVWIFQISNDLDVSAAQRVTLSGGASAANIFWQVAGEVVIHENAHFEGGILSQTAVTLQTNASMVGRIYAQSLVALDNNSISTP comes from the coding sequence ATGCGATTCATCGCGGACGCGTCCAACGAGTTTGCCACATCAGTCGCTGTCTCAATGCCATGGCGCGTCTATGCTTCCGATTACGCGTCACCAACCCCTGTCAATCTCACCACTGCTGTGCTCGCCATGGAGGCCTCATACACGGATGCTGCGGGACGCACGAACCCCGACGAGTTGAACCTCGCAGATGGCAATCTGGGAGGCTTGACATTGGCCCCAGGACTCTACCGATGGGGGACATCCGTGACCATTCCTTCCAACGTCACAATCTCCGGAAGCGCCCAAGATGTTTGGATTTTCCAAATCTCGAACGATCTCGATGTCAGCGCGGCGCAGCGAGTCACTCTCAGTGGAGGAGCCTCCGCCGCCAATATTTTCTGGCAGGTGGCCGGAGAAGTTGTGATTCATGAGAATGCTCACTTTGAGGGGGGCATCCTCTCTCAAACGGCCGTTACCCTTCAGACGAACGCATCCATGGTCGGGCGCATCTACGCTCAGTCATTGGTAGCGCTAGACAACAATAGCATCTCAACTCCCTAG
- a CDS encoding dihydrofolate reductase family protein, whose product MPAHWTDSSQVQTTNSTGSKDVYLDGGQLFRAALAEGLVNELTLTLVSTLLGDGIPLFGGVKAELQPESCRNIGGGMIQIRYKIT is encoded by the coding sequence TTGCCAGCTCATTGGACGGATTCATCGCAGGTCCAAACGACGAACTCGACTGGTTCAAAAGACGTTTACCTTGACGGAGGGCAGCTCTTCAGAGCAGCGCTTGCGGAGGGACTCGTCAACGAGCTCACCCTCACTTTGGTATCCACCCTCTTGGGTGATGGAATCCCGTTATTCGGCGGCGTGAAAGCAGAGCTTCAGCCCGAATCGTGCCGCAACATCGGGGGCGGAATGATCCAAATTCGCTACAAAATTACCTGA
- a CDS encoding DUF2256 domain-containing protein encodes MPDKKRGFKGNKAALPSKTCTVCGLTMTWRKSWTKNWEDVKYCSERCRRNKSQASEGEPT; translated from the coding sequence ATGCCAGATAAGAAAAGAGGATTCAAAGGCAACAAGGCCGCCCTTCCAAGTAAAACCTGCACGGTCTGCGGCCTCACAATGACGTGGCGCAAGTCATGGACCAAGAACTGGGAGGATGTAAAGTACTGCTCGGAGAGGTGTCGTCGCAACAAGTCACAAGCCTCTGAAGGTGAACCTACGTGA
- a CDS encoding PAS domain S-box protein, protein MKDLNSKELERLQAVRDLRVLDTEPDPILDGITRAAAALCEVPVSLVSIVDLDRQWFKSQCGIDVAETARDVALCSYAILSDEPLEVQDTLEDQRFKNNPLVTGPPHIRFYFGVPLVGSAGYRYGTLCVIDFEPRDLKPSQKLALRELAKSALRVLESSRERDQRIVDNLVHAQTLATLPSAVVTCLGQDVPVELNDVAISWFGMNNQGMPLSQWYGTHELLLPDSETLLSLDDHPLQAACSGTLFRNRTLLLKIPGASARVVNCSANTIQGPDGMVRGAVMVMNDVTQMHTLVGTLAEERRRLATIIEGTHAGTWEWNLQSGEARVNDRWADIVGYTLAELEPLSFDLWERLIHSDDVEKFRTAMKGLESEMPDFDIRYRVAHKNGHWVWVHDRGRVHQWTADGVPLAVSGTRLDISDLKLIEEKARLETEKFSGAFESAAHGFALVSLQGAWIDVNPALCHMLGYSRKELLVTNFQSLTHKEDLDKDLELLQEVLAGIRSTYQMDKRYFRKDGSFLWGRLSVSLVHDADGHPLHFVSLIQDVTAERVAKAQLIEKEQHTRTILESVGDAILLVDAKLKIKYANSVALTLLGVDIAEVLEKRILDVLVLRNEDGKGENIDMSKLSPAFAGSLSQKSDLVVQSQGRQIPVSIMGTPLGEDEHPDILLVIHDTSAERQRSLNSDLLAQIDPLTELANRRGFERAIEDTIASASKHSSLALIDLDEFKGINDTHGHAAGDALLREVAKRLKSAIRKDDVAARIGGDEFALVLPGCPKHRAIEISEHVRSLIQDMAIPWEESQLTISVSVGVAIFESGIDQESLMSAADDACYQAKRAGKNRVVVVQI, encoded by the coding sequence ATGAAGGATTTGAATAGCAAAGAGCTGGAGCGTCTGCAGGCAGTCAGGGACCTGCGCGTCTTAGATACTGAACCAGATCCGATCCTCGACGGAATCACACGCGCTGCAGCGGCACTCTGCGAGGTGCCTGTCTCGCTTGTCAGCATCGTTGACTTGGATCGTCAATGGTTCAAATCACAATGTGGAATAGACGTTGCGGAAACTGCGAGAGACGTTGCACTTTGCAGCTACGCTATTCTCAGCGACGAGCCACTGGAAGTTCAAGACACCTTGGAGGATCAGCGGTTCAAGAACAACCCCCTCGTGACTGGCCCTCCCCATATTCGATTCTACTTTGGAGTTCCGCTAGTCGGGAGCGCAGGATATCGATACGGCACGCTTTGTGTCATCGACTTTGAACCCAGAGATCTCAAACCCTCGCAAAAGCTCGCCCTGAGGGAACTCGCTAAATCTGCGCTTCGTGTCCTTGAATCGAGTCGAGAAAGGGACCAACGCATTGTAGACAACTTGGTTCACGCTCAAACCCTTGCTACATTACCGTCAGCAGTAGTCACGTGTCTGGGGCAGGACGTTCCCGTTGAACTCAATGATGTCGCGATCAGTTGGTTCGGGATGAACAACCAAGGCATGCCGCTGAGTCAATGGTACGGCACTCACGAGTTGCTCCTTCCTGATTCTGAAACTCTACTCAGTCTTGATGACCACCCCCTTCAAGCGGCTTGTTCCGGGACATTGTTTAGAAACCGCACGCTTCTGCTCAAAATCCCCGGCGCATCTGCGCGCGTTGTGAATTGTTCAGCGAACACCATCCAAGGGCCAGACGGTATGGTGCGAGGTGCCGTCATGGTGATGAACGACGTCACTCAGATGCATACGCTAGTTGGGACCTTGGCCGAAGAACGGCGCCGTTTGGCGACCATCATCGAGGGCACTCATGCGGGTACATGGGAATGGAACCTTCAAAGCGGAGAGGCGCGTGTTAACGACCGTTGGGCGGACATTGTTGGCTATACCCTTGCAGAGTTGGAACCTTTAAGTTTCGATCTTTGGGAGAGACTGATCCATTCCGATGACGTTGAGAAGTTCAGAACGGCCATGAAAGGCCTTGAATCCGAGATGCCAGACTTCGACATAAGATATCGTGTGGCGCACAAAAACGGTCACTGGGTTTGGGTGCATGACCGCGGCCGCGTTCACCAGTGGACCGCTGATGGCGTACCCTTGGCGGTATCAGGAACCCGGCTCGACATCTCAGATCTTAAGCTCATTGAAGAAAAGGCACGACTGGAAACCGAGAAATTCTCAGGAGCCTTTGAATCCGCCGCCCACGGGTTCGCCCTGGTTTCCTTGCAGGGAGCTTGGATCGATGTCAACCCGGCCCTTTGTCACATGCTTGGATACTCTCGCAAGGAACTTCTTGTTACGAACTTTCAGTCCCTGACCCACAAAGAAGACTTGGACAAGGACCTTGAGCTTCTTCAAGAAGTCCTCGCTGGAATTCGAAGTACTTATCAAATGGACAAACGATACTTCCGCAAGGATGGGTCCTTCCTCTGGGGACGGCTCTCTGTATCGCTGGTTCATGATGCCGATGGCCACCCACTTCACTTCGTCTCCTTGATTCAGGACGTTACCGCGGAGCGAGTCGCCAAAGCACAACTGATCGAGAAAGAACAACACACAAGAACTATACTTGAATCGGTTGGAGATGCGATTCTACTCGTTGATGCAAAACTCAAGATCAAGTACGCGAACTCGGTTGCGTTAACTCTCCTTGGAGTGGATATCGCAGAGGTTTTGGAAAAGCGGATTCTCGACGTCCTGGTACTTCGCAATGAAGACGGAAAGGGTGAGAACATTGACATGTCAAAGTTATCGCCGGCTTTCGCAGGCTCGTTGAGTCAAAAGTCGGACCTTGTCGTGCAGAGTCAAGGTAGGCAAATCCCTGTTTCCATCATGGGAACACCGCTTGGCGAGGACGAGCATCCGGATATACTTTTGGTCATTCATGACACGAGTGCCGAGCGACAACGAAGTTTGAATTCCGATCTTCTCGCGCAAATTGATCCTCTGACCGAACTGGCCAATCGTCGAGGCTTTGAGCGTGCCATCGAGGACACGATAGCTTCAGCTTCCAAGCACTCCAGTCTCGCTCTGATAGACCTAGACGAGTTCAAAGGAATCAATGATACGCACGGCCACGCCGCAGGAGACGCACTTTTGCGTGAAGTCGCAAAGCGGCTCAAATCGGCAATACGAAAAGATGACGTCGCTGCCAGAATCGGTGGTGATGAGTTTGCCCTGGTACTTCCAGGCTGCCCAAAACACCGCGCAATCGAGATCTCCGAACATGTCCGGTCGCTGATTCAGGATATGGCAATTCCGTGGGAAGAAAGCCAACTCACAATCTCGGTGAGCGTGGGCGTCGCTATTTTTGAATCCGGCATTGACCAAGAATCACTGATGAGTGCCGCGGACGATGCCTGCTACCAAGCAAAACGCGCCGGCAAAAATCGCGTGGTGGTTGTGCAGATCTAA
- a CDS encoding NUDIX domain-containing protein, with amino-acid sequence MRLLKTMIHPDVEPASPRVLRRQAARGIVLREEQILLLYTERYDDFSFPGGGVDDGEELLDGLRREVEEETGAQDIKILRDFGYIEEYRPFWKPEYDLMHMTSHFFVCDVAHELREAKMESYEHANGMRPVWVDLREALAHNRDVMHRQDSKMGLSIQRETFVLETVEQELF; translated from the coding sequence ATGCGACTTCTGAAAACGATGATTCACCCCGATGTAGAGCCAGCGAGCCCTCGAGTTTTGAGGCGACAGGCTGCAAGGGGAATCGTTTTGCGTGAGGAACAAATCCTCCTTCTCTACACCGAGCGCTACGACGACTTTAGCTTTCCTGGCGGCGGTGTGGATGATGGCGAGGAACTGCTCGATGGGTTGAGGCGCGAAGTCGAGGAGGAAACCGGAGCTCAAGATATCAAGATTTTGCGGGACTTCGGGTATATCGAAGAATACAGACCATTTTGGAAACCCGAATACGACTTGATGCACATGACCTCCCATTTCTTTGTGTGTGACGTCGCGCATGAACTGCGTGAAGCAAAGATGGAGAGTTATGAGCATGCAAATGGGATGCGGCCTGTCTGGGTCGACCTTCGTGAGGCTCTAGCTCACAATCGTGACGTGATGCATCGCCAAGATTCGAAGATGGGACTCTCAATTCAGCGCGAAACTTTCGTGCTGGAGACCGTAGAACAAGAGTTGTTCTAA
- a CDS encoding DUF4832 domain-containing protein — MNRLIIAFFLAALGPSCTNDSANANTADLGLPDSAFSDMPVEDDQGTTNEADDGDDSDSPDQTASPDQSADCWLPALNSEITRVQPMTGIVLWESSWNSNAVKTEPGNIALEFAYASPGAISTGPGTYDWRAFDALLDRIASRENQAIIRFHYVWPGRPTEVPQWIKDSATYQETTGTTEGQTTSFPDWSSATLQQFHLDFFEAFAERYDSDPRIAFLQVGFGLWAEYHIYEGPREIGQEFPSHAFQETFLNHLDQHLEDLIWSVSIDAGSSYYSPFSINQALRDLRFGVFDDSFMHSEHDGYNTDMWNFFDHSARYQRAPHGGEFSYYSAFDQENVLNSDGIHGRTFSEESQEFHITYMIGDGQPEHQSTARIREAGLNTGYAFRVTHFEICEEYSEVHITNEGVAPFYYEAWVELGEERSDASLRGLLPGESRTFRFNSGSPTQNAPAIQLKSERLLPGQRLEFNATLAGSR; from the coding sequence GTGAATCGACTCATCATTGCCTTTTTTCTAGCGGCCTTAGGACCTAGCTGCACCAACGACTCTGCCAATGCAAACACAGCGGACTTGGGTTTGCCGGACTCCGCCTTTTCAGACATGCCAGTCGAAGATGATCAGGGTACAACTAACGAAGCGGACGACGGCGATGACTCAGACTCGCCAGACCAGACTGCCTCGCCCGATCAATCCGCGGACTGCTGGCTCCCCGCGCTAAACTCCGAGATTACTCGCGTCCAGCCTATGACAGGAATTGTGCTCTGGGAATCGAGTTGGAATTCGAACGCCGTAAAAACCGAGCCTGGAAACATCGCACTTGAGTTCGCTTACGCCTCGCCGGGAGCAATCTCCACCGGTCCCGGAACCTACGACTGGAGAGCTTTTGACGCCCTCCTCGACCGCATTGCGAGCCGTGAAAATCAAGCCATCATCAGGTTCCACTACGTCTGGCCCGGCCGCCCCACAGAGGTCCCTCAATGGATCAAGGATAGCGCAACGTATCAGGAAACTACTGGTACCACAGAGGGTCAGACTACCTCGTTCCCAGACTGGTCCAGCGCTACGCTTCAGCAGTTTCATCTAGACTTCTTCGAAGCCTTTGCCGAGCGGTATGACTCTGACCCCAGAATTGCGTTCTTGCAGGTCGGCTTCGGGTTATGGGCCGAATACCATATATACGAAGGGCCACGTGAAATCGGCCAAGAATTTCCGTCTCACGCATTTCAAGAGACTTTTCTCAATCATCTTGACCAGCATCTAGAAGATTTGATTTGGAGCGTTTCCATTGACGCTGGAAGCTCCTACTACTCGCCATTCTCCATTAACCAAGCCCTGAGGGACTTGCGATTCGGAGTCTTTGACGACTCGTTCATGCACTCTGAGCACGACGGCTATAACACAGACATGTGGAATTTCTTCGACCACTCGGCAAGGTATCAACGAGCCCCTCACGGCGGAGAGTTTTCTTACTATTCCGCATTCGACCAGGAGAACGTTCTCAACTCAGACGGCATCCATGGACGAACTTTTTCGGAAGAATCCCAAGAGTTCCACATCACGTACATGATTGGTGATGGCCAACCCGAGCACCAAAGCACCGCCAGAATTCGAGAGGCAGGGCTGAACACCGGATATGCTTTCCGCGTTACGCACTTTGAAATCTGCGAAGAATACTCGGAGGTTCACATCACCAATGAAGGCGTGGCACCGTTCTACTACGAAGCCTGGGTTGAGCTGGGCGAAGAGCGAAGTGACGCCAGCTTGCGCGGCCTCCTGCCTGGCGAATCCAGGACTTTCAGATTCAATTCTGGCTCACCAACCCAAAACGCCCCGGCCATCCAGCTGAAGTCCGAGCGCCTGCTTCCCGGGCAAAGGCTGGAATTCAATGCGACACTCGCGGGCTCGAGGTAG
- a CDS encoding GcvT family protein — MTIQNFPKQARVVVIGGGVIGTSVAYHLAHGGCKDVVLLERNKLTAGTTWHSAGLMVTFGSTSETSTEMRKYTRDLYARLEEETGQATGLMQVGFIEVASDKDRLEEYRRVSAFNRLMGIDVQEISPQEVLELFPLANVDDVLAGFYVPDDGRVNPVDVTMALGMGAKKQGARIIEDCAVLDVIHDGRSVKGVRTEHGDIACEVVVNCAGIWARQLGAKSGVNIPLQAAEHYYLLTAPIEGVSKSWPVLEDPASHGYYREEGGGLMLGLFEPECAPWKVGGIPEDFHFGEIPPDWDRMTPYLERAMARVPITMETGIKKFFCGPESFTPDLKPCLGEAPELRNYFVAAGLNSIGILTGGGVGRVLAHWIINGQPDVDMTGFNIDRLQTYQSTPEYRRTRTVESLGLVYQCHYPFRSMSTARGIKRSVLHEQLKAQGAYFKDVSGWEGADWYAGAGQTPDPVPLSFAKTEWWSHWEREHKAVREGVIVMDMSFMSKFEVQGKDAGRLLNWLSTNDVNGERERVTYTQWLNGAGGIEADLTVTKLDDERFFVVASDTCLRHVETWMRRHFEGSHAFVTDVTSGWTQLNIQGPKSRELLQKLTSEDLSNDAFGFRTSRFIDIGFAQVLCQRITYLGELGYELFIPTEMAAHVYERIVDAGEPLGLVHAGLKALASCRMEKGYRDWGHDIDNTDDVLSAGLGFASDFNKDGGFLGKEALLAKKAQGPLKKRMVQVLLDHPDALLFHAEPVLRDGKALGYVRSASYGWTLGGAVGLAMLESDEPITNDWLSSGSWKVQVANELVPARVSLRPLYDPLSQRVK, encoded by the coding sequence ATGACTATTCAAAACTTTCCTAAACAAGCTCGTGTCGTCGTCATAGGCGGCGGCGTTATCGGAACCTCGGTTGCCTATCACCTCGCTCATGGCGGGTGCAAAGACGTGGTGCTCCTTGAGCGAAACAAGCTCACGGCAGGCACCACGTGGCACTCGGCCGGCCTCATGGTCACCTTCGGGTCTACGTCTGAAACATCGACCGAGATGCGGAAGTACACGCGCGACCTCTACGCCCGCCTTGAAGAAGAAACGGGCCAGGCTACCGGATTGATGCAAGTCGGCTTCATCGAAGTTGCATCCGACAAGGACCGACTAGAAGAGTATAGACGCGTCTCCGCATTCAACCGGCTCATGGGCATCGACGTCCAGGAAATCTCACCCCAAGAGGTCCTCGAGCTCTTTCCACTGGCCAATGTGGATGATGTCCTGGCGGGTTTCTACGTACCTGACGATGGCCGCGTAAACCCAGTAGACGTAACGATGGCCTTGGGGATGGGAGCCAAGAAGCAAGGCGCGCGAATCATCGAAGACTGTGCCGTCTTAGACGTGATTCACGACGGGCGCTCGGTCAAAGGCGTGCGCACCGAACACGGTGATATTGCGTGTGAAGTTGTGGTCAATTGCGCGGGTATATGGGCCAGGCAGCTCGGGGCCAAATCCGGCGTCAACATCCCGCTACAGGCGGCAGAGCACTATTACTTGCTTACCGCACCCATTGAAGGTGTCTCAAAGTCTTGGCCTGTCCTCGAAGACCCAGCCTCCCACGGCTACTATCGCGAAGAAGGAGGCGGACTGATGCTTGGGCTCTTTGAGCCCGAATGCGCCCCCTGGAAGGTCGGCGGCATCCCAGAAGACTTTCATTTTGGCGAAATCCCACCCGATTGGGACCGCATGACGCCCTATCTTGAACGTGCGATGGCACGCGTGCCAATCACCATGGAAACCGGAATCAAAAAGTTCTTCTGCGGACCGGAGAGCTTTACGCCCGACCTAAAGCCGTGTCTCGGAGAAGCACCCGAATTGCGCAACTACTTCGTCGCAGCCGGTCTAAATTCCATCGGTATCCTCACAGGAGGAGGCGTAGGCCGGGTGCTCGCCCATTGGATCATCAATGGGCAGCCAGATGTCGACATGACGGGCTTCAACATTGACCGCCTGCAGACTTACCAATCCACCCCAGAATACCGGCGAACACGAACCGTGGAGAGCCTGGGGCTCGTCTATCAGTGCCACTACCCTTTCCGCTCAATGAGCACCGCCCGCGGGATCAAGCGTTCGGTCCTGCATGAGCAACTCAAGGCACAAGGTGCCTATTTTAAGGACGTTAGCGGTTGGGAAGGCGCCGACTGGTACGCCGGAGCTGGTCAAACCCCAGACCCCGTGCCGCTCTCATTCGCTAAAACCGAGTGGTGGAGCCATTGGGAGCGCGAGCACAAAGCAGTAAGAGAAGGCGTCATCGTGATGGACATGTCGTTTATGTCCAAATTCGAAGTTCAGGGGAAAGACGCCGGGCGCCTGTTAAACTGGCTTTCCACCAACGATGTGAACGGCGAGCGCGAGCGCGTCACCTATACGCAGTGGTTGAATGGCGCGGGTGGAATCGAGGCCGACCTCACCGTGACGAAGCTCGACGACGAGAGGTTTTTTGTGGTCGCCTCGGACACGTGCCTACGCCACGTAGAAACCTGGATGCGCCGCCATTTCGAAGGCTCACACGCCTTTGTAACCGACGTCACAAGCGGCTGGACACAGCTCAACATTCAAGGCCCCAAGTCCCGCGAACTCTTGCAAAAACTTACCTCCGAAGACCTCTCCAATGACGCCTTCGGCTTCCGCACATCGCGGTTCATCGATATCGGGTTCGCCCAAGTCCTTTGCCAACGCATCACGTACCTTGGCGAGCTCGGCTACGAGCTCTTCATTCCCACCGAGATGGCCGCTCACGTGTACGAACGCATCGTGGATGCAGGTGAGCCACTCGGGCTTGTCCACGCGGGCCTCAAGGCGCTCGCAAGCTGCCGAATGGAGAAAGGGTACCGAGACTGGGGGCACGACATCGACAACACGGATGACGTCCTCTCTGCTGGACTGGGATTCGCCTCCGACTTCAACAAGGACGGAGGCTTCTTGGGCAAAGAGGCACTTCTCGCTAAGAAAGCGCAGGGGCCGCTCAAGAAACGCATGGTTCAGGTGCTTCTAGACCACCCAGACGCCCTGCTCTTCCATGCGGAGCCGGTCTTGAGGGATGGTAAAGCTTTGGGTTACGTGCGCTCAGCGTCTTATGGGTGGACGCTTGGAGGCGCGGTTGGACTCGCGATGTTGGAATCAGACGAACCTATAACGAATGATTGGCTCTCTTCTGGGAGTTGGAAGGTTCAGGTGGCCAACGAACTAGTCCCGGCGCGCGTTTCCTTGCGCCCCCTATATGACCCTCTGAGTCAGCGAGTTAAATAG